In Natronococcus sp. AD-5, the genomic window CGATCAGAACCCCGACGCCGTGTCACGCGCTCGAACTCGAGCCGGTGTGGCGCGACGCGAATCGGGACGTACTCGCGGTCCTGATTGGGAGTCGTCGTCATGAGGGGACGATTTGCGCCCAGTGTCTGGGCCTCGTCGAGTACGAAGCCCGGGTCGACCTCGAGGACCACCCCGATCGCGTCGAAGTCGTCCACGAGCGCCGGAGCGAAGCGATTGACGTCGCGGCCGCCGATCGATAGGTCGTACCAGCAGACGGAAATCGACGGGAAGTCGGTCGCGAACGTTCGGCCGTCCCCTACGGAAACGGCCGAGATGCACAACCGATCTTCGACGAGTTCCGTCCGACGGCGTCAGTGTTCGACGAACTCGATCAGGATTCCGCCGGTATCCTTCGGGTGCAAGAACGCGACGGTATGGCCCCACGCCCCGGGTCGCGGCTCCTCGTCGACGAGTTCGACGCCGCGATCGCGCGCGGTCTCGAGCGCGGCCCCGACGTCGTCGGTCGCGAGCGCGAGGTGGTGGATCCCGGGCCCGTCGCGTTCGAGGTACTGCGCGATCGTCCCGCCCTCGAGGGGCTCGAGCAGCTCGAAGTAGCCGTCGCCGCAGTCGAGGAAGACGACGCGCATCCCGTCGAACTCCTCTTCGTGGGCGATCTCGAGGTCGAACAGGTCCGCGTACAGTTCCGCGAGCTCGCGTGCGTCGTCGGTCGCGATCCCTGCGTGATCGAAGTGCATCGAGGGAGGGATTCGTTCCGCCGCGGGGAGAGTGTTACTGTTCGACCGATTTTGCCCGCGCACGGTACCCTCAGTCGGAGAGCCCGATCTTGCTCGCGATTCTCGAGGCGAGACTCCGCTCGGTTAATTCGAACACCGTCTCCATCTCGTCGGTCGAGAGTTCGAAGTCGAAGACGTCCGCGTTCGCCCCGATGTGCTCGCGGCTCGAGGCCT contains:
- the mce gene encoding methylmalonyl-CoA epimerase — protein: MHFDHAGIATDDARELAELYADLFDLEIAHEEEFDGMRVVFLDCGDGYFELLEPLEGGTIAQYLERDGPGIHHLALATDDVGAALETARDRGVELVDEEPRPGAWGHTVAFLHPKDTGGILIEFVEH